From a region of the Hymenobacter jejuensis genome:
- a CDS encoding peptidylprolyl isomerase, translating into MSAYRGWPLAVALALLTACGQPEKPAAETPDAKPAAPAVPGPELTSLADSNVVSLLTPYLKEHPGSEVIVHTRLGDMRVRLYDDTPIHKANFLLLARKGLLNETVFSRVVKGFAVQAGRSDHTTMPIRRYRLPPEIRPQHFHKRGALGMARYDDEQNPGKLSASTDYYFVQGEKLTPYQAQAMAGRKLTPEQLNTYATVGGVPSLDGRYTVFGEVIDGLEVIDKIAAEPVDPYKWPKKDVAVTVEVVK; encoded by the coding sequence TTGTCAGCTTATCGCGGGTGGCCGTTGGCGGTCGCCTTGGCTCTTCTGACGGCCTGCGGTCAGCCTGAAAAGCCCGCTGCCGAAACGCCCGATGCCAAGCCGGCTGCTCCGGCCGTGCCCGGTCCGGAACTCACCAGCCTAGCCGACAGCAATGTGGTTTCGCTGCTTACGCCGTACCTGAAAGAACACCCGGGCTCGGAAGTGATCGTGCATACCCGCCTGGGCGACATGCGCGTGCGCCTCTACGACGATACGCCCATTCACAAAGCCAATTTTCTGTTGCTGGCGCGCAAAGGCCTGCTCAACGAAACGGTATTTAGCCGGGTAGTCAAGGGGTTTGCAGTGCAGGCTGGGCGCTCCGACCACACCACCATGCCGATCAGGCGCTACCGGCTGCCGCCCGAAATTCGGCCGCAGCACTTCCACAAACGCGGCGCGCTGGGCATGGCCCGCTACGACGACGAGCAAAACCCCGGCAAGCTCTCCGCCTCCACCGATTATTATTTCGTGCAGGGCGAAAAGCTCACCCCTTATCAAGCGCAGGCGATGGCGGGCCGCAAACTTACCCCCGAACAGCTCAACACCTACGCTACCGTAGGCGGGGTACCTTCACTCGACGGTCGCTATACGGTGTTTGGGGAAGTGATTGACGGTCTGGAGGTTATCGACAAAATAGCCGCCGAGCCCGTCGATCCCTATAAGTGGCCCAAGAAAGACGTTGCCGTCACGGTTGAGGTCGTGAAGTAG
- a CDS encoding zinc dependent phospholipase C family protein — protein sequence MKKLSFTLALVLLLPVLSPGWGFFAHKTIAQLAVYSLPGSMQGFYYRHMGELVKKITAPDERRESDPAEAPKHFIDMDHYGSDPFGAMPKEWDKAVAKYSADTLRKYGTVPWVVTEVKEKLTEAFRQRDTVAIITLSADLGHYVSDAFVPLHTTENYDGQLSNQAGLHSLWESKLPERHIADYKLRSKPGSYLKDPQAAIWQVVQRSYGFLGATFDMEEEVSRKYTPETKYTYSHKYGKTRRAYSDAFADAYHEKVGGMVMNRLQLAPTMVASMWLTAWKDAGSPDLDLLMKKPSKEEKEKLASELKLWKDNQLVPQNQLLAMQKEKTVERPDEIKSAVDMAPAPTEPEPAVAVPAPAAQPAPVAAPAKAKVKAKSDDGIKQKTKVKAAKTDDGWN from the coding sequence ATGAAAAAACTAAGTTTTACGCTTGCTCTCGTGCTGCTCCTGCCAGTGCTTTCGCCCGGCTGGGGCTTTTTTGCGCACAAAACCATCGCTCAGCTGGCCGTGTATTCGCTGCCCGGCTCCATGCAGGGCTTCTATTACCGGCACATGGGCGAGCTGGTGAAAAAAATCACGGCTCCCGACGAACGCCGCGAAAGCGACCCCGCCGAAGCGCCAAAGCACTTCATCGACATGGACCATTACGGATCCGATCCGTTTGGCGCCATGCCCAAGGAATGGGACAAAGCCGTGGCCAAATACTCGGCCGATACGCTGCGTAAATACGGGACGGTGCCGTGGGTGGTAACGGAAGTAAAGGAAAAGCTGACGGAAGCGTTCCGCCAACGTGACACCGTGGCCATCATCACCCTTTCTGCCGACTTGGGCCACTACGTTTCGGATGCGTTTGTGCCGCTGCACACCACCGAAAATTACGACGGCCAGCTCAGCAACCAAGCCGGTTTGCATAGCCTCTGGGAAAGCAAATTGCCGGAGCGCCACATCGCCGATTACAAGCTACGCTCCAAGCCCGGCAGCTACCTGAAAGATCCGCAGGCGGCCATCTGGCAGGTGGTGCAGCGCTCGTATGGCTTCCTGGGTGCCACCTTCGACATGGAGGAAGAAGTGAGCCGCAAATACACGCCTGAAACCAAGTATACTTACTCCCACAAGTACGGCAAAACGCGCCGCGCCTATTCCGACGCCTTCGCCGATGCCTACCACGAAAAAGTAGGCGGCATGGTCATGAACCGTCTGCAACTGGCCCCCACCATGGTGGCTTCGATGTGGCTGACCGCTTGGAAAGACGCCGGCAGCCCCGATCTCGACCTGTTGATGAAAAAGCCCAGCAAGGAGGAAAAGGAAAAGCTGGCTTCGGAACTGAAGCTGTGGAAAGACAACCAGCTAGTCCCTCAAAACCAGTTGCTGGCCATGCAGAAAGAGAAAACCGTAGAGCGCCCCGACGAGATTAAGTCGGCCGTGGACATGGCTCCGGCGCCCACCGAACCCGAGCCAGCCGTCGCTGTGCCCGCGCCTGCTGCTCAGCCTGCCCCTGTTGCAGCTCCTGCCAAGGCCAAAGTAAAAGCCAAATCCGACGATGGTATCAAGCAGAAAACTAAGGTAAAAGCTGCCAAAACCGACGACGGTTGGAACTAG
- a CDS encoding APC family permease, producing the protein MSDNTAVSPVRRSSRLLRLLGVGFGLAVVVGGTTGTGVLRSPRELAEAVGASGGVLLVWLAGGLYALLGANAIAELGAMLPQAGGWYGYAHRAFGEFVAVVVGWGDWMSSCVTGALVALMMSTYAAALVPALAGHERVVSIGSVAVLGLIQWRGVQAASRAQELTSLLMGLALFVILAAAWWLPAAPAPTATVVPGAAALVVAFQSVIFAYDGWYAAIYFAEEDHDPAHEVPRSMLGGVGLIILIYALLNAVLLHALPFHQLTTAELPLAEVAARLAGVWGRRVMLAVAVLGHLGVLNSVLLMATRVLFALSRDRLLPSPLARVHPRGTPRAALLVALGLTLVLVATGTAAQLLAVTSILFVGYYTVGFAAVLVLRRTAPNLERPYRAWGHPFTTWLVLLGSVLFLIGNAIAEPGNTLLAAGLVAASYPIWRLMKRKTNPA; encoded by the coding sequence GTGTCTGACAACACTGCTGTTTCTCCAGTTCGCCGCTCTAGCCGGCTGCTGCGCTTGCTGGGCGTAGGCTTTGGGCTGGCTGTGGTGGTGGGCGGCACTACGGGCACCGGCGTGCTCCGGTCGCCGCGGGAGCTTGCCGAAGCTGTAGGCGCTTCCGGCGGCGTGCTGCTGGTGTGGCTGGCCGGCGGATTGTACGCCTTGCTCGGCGCCAATGCCATTGCCGAGCTCGGCGCAATGCTGCCCCAGGCCGGCGGCTGGTACGGCTACGCCCACCGTGCTTTCGGCGAGTTTGTAGCCGTAGTAGTGGGTTGGGGCGACTGGATGAGCAGCTGCGTAACCGGCGCCTTAGTCGCCCTGATGATGAGCACGTATGCCGCCGCGCTGGTGCCTGCGTTGGCAGGTCACGAGCGCGTGGTGAGCATAGGGTCGGTGGCTGTGCTGGGGCTCATCCAGTGGCGTGGCGTGCAAGCAGCCAGCCGCGCGCAGGAGCTGACTTCGCTGCTGATGGGCTTGGCGCTGTTTGTGATTCTGGCGGCTGCTTGGTGGCTGCCCGCGGCTCCGGCCCCTACCGCTACCGTTGTGCCCGGAGCTGCCGCGCTGGTGGTGGCGTTTCAGTCGGTCATTTTTGCCTACGACGGCTGGTACGCGGCCATTTATTTTGCCGAGGAAGACCACGACCCCGCCCACGAGGTGCCGCGCTCCATGCTGGGCGGCGTCGGGCTGATCATTCTGATATATGCTTTGCTCAATGCGGTGCTGTTGCACGCACTGCCTTTCCATCAACTCACGACGGCTGAGCTACCCTTGGCGGAAGTAGCGGCTCGATTAGCTGGTGTTTGGGGTCGGCGCGTCATGTTGGCGGTGGCCGTGCTGGGGCACTTGGGCGTGCTCAATTCGGTGCTGCTGATGGCCACGCGGGTGCTGTTTGCCCTGAGCCGCGACCGGCTGCTACCCTCTCCCCTAGCCCGCGTGCATCCGCGCGGTACGCCGCGGGCCGCGCTTTTGGTGGCTCTGGGCCTGACGTTGGTGTTGGTCGCGACGGGCACGGCAGCCCAATTGCTAGCCGTAACGAGCATCTTATTTGTGGGCTACTACACGGTAGGCTTTGCGGCCGTGCTGGTGCTGCGCCGCACGGCACCCAACTTGGAGCGGCCGTATCGGGCTTGGGGGCATCCGTTTACGACGTGGCTGGTCCTGTTGGGCTCGGTGCTGTTTCTGATTGGCAATGCCATAGCCGAACCGGGCAACACACTGCTGGCCGCTGGCTTGGTAGCCGCCAGCTACCCCATATGGCGACTGATGAAGCGGAAAACCAACCCTGCATGA
- a CDS encoding acyl-CoA-binding protein, translated as MATHEEFEAAAQRAQQLPTKPSNTVLLQLYALYKQATEGDVQGDRPGGFDFKGIAKYDAWSSLNGKSKDAARQEYVELVNSLFV; from the coding sequence ATGGCAACGCACGAAGAATTTGAAGCCGCCGCCCAGCGCGCCCAACAACTCCCCACCAAGCCCTCCAACACGGTGCTTTTGCAACTTTATGCGCTCTACAAGCAAGCCACCGAAGGCGACGTGCAAGGCGACCGCCCCGGCGGCTTCGATTTCAAGGGCATCGCCAAATACGATGCTTGGTCCAGCCTCAACGGCAAAAGCAAGGACGCCGCCCGCCAGGAGTACGTGGAGCTTGTAAACTCGCTTTTTGTATAA
- a CDS encoding CDGSH iron-sulfur domain-containing protein: MPTKITVLSNGSLRVEGEFEIVDAQGQNYGLAGRERVSICRCGLSANKPFCDGSHKGHFEHDAKAFDLPAPKV; this comes from the coding sequence ATGCCAACCAAAATCACCGTCCTCAGCAACGGCTCTCTGCGCGTAGAGGGCGAATTCGAAATCGTGGATGCCCAAGGCCAGAACTACGGCCTGGCCGGCCGCGAGCGCGTGAGCATCTGCCGCTGCGGCTTGTCGGCCAACAAGCCCTTCTGCGACGGCTCGCACAAAGGCCATTTCGAACACGATGCCAAAGCTTTCGACCTGCCTGCCCCTAAGGTGTAG
- a CDS encoding SusC/RagA family TonB-linked outer membrane protein: MRKLLLMVLLFSLALLQQAVAQNRSISGQVTDQTSGNGLPGATVILKGTNQGVSTNADGTFTLSVPATGGTLVISSVGYLATERPIGNDSKINIRLTEDTKQLSEVVVTAFGVEQQRKSLGYSVSEIKNEELTQARQTNVVSSLAGKVAGVRVQGANGMVGSSANIFIRGQTTFTGSNQPLFVVDGIPIDNGGGGNSLQAGVSNSNRAIDINQDDIESVSILKGPAAAVLYGSRAAAGAVVITTKKGAAQGSKKQTVTFLSNYNIVKVGRLPDYQNTYGQGSRGVFNPLSNLSWGPAVTGQTVTNFRGEQEQLSINPDNVKDLFKTGSNFQNNVSLSGATERTRYYASYGNLHEVGILDNNDLKRNTVTFNGSANLTKKLRTGISAIFTNNVSSRTQQGNQLANPFFRTWFLPRSYDINRYPFELPNGGQQVPGDVTATNGRLSSNNTWYSTDDNPLWTIKNNRYHDELNRIVGNVSVGYDFTDWLSLDYKLGTDTYSQTFKRINARDSKGGSAVGGVGAIEDESYTRRELSSYLLLNAHHDINENFGVRVLLGNEINQRRTTDIGVVGNNIQVRGYDNIRNTLNYTPYGTQTQRRLIGVFGEAGFDYRKIAFLTLRGRNDWSSTFSKENRSYFYPGASASIIFTELIPSLKDNAIFSSGTIRGAAAKVGREADTYLTDSYFTATGPSDGFGPAVSYPFRGLSGQTYDDAAGNSTLGPEFTTSYEAGIDLSFFKGRLGLEATAYNQVSTDIIFAVPVAAASGFTNQYQNIGKSEAKGIEVLLTSTPIKVGGFTYSNSINWTHIETKVKSLAPGVEQITLGGFVTPSTRLIAGQPYGVIFGSVFQHAPNGELLLSATGRPTPQLDNQVVGNPNPQWTGGFTNTFSWKGLSLNTLIDVRYGGDIYGRNITDLRRSGAAKETQERGRTYIHKGVVANSDGTYSPNTTQITAEDYFTDLYGSGVAEFIIFDASWIRLREVALTYSLPKSLTDKTFLGTVELGLNARNVFLYAPNVPHIDPEVNAQGVSNSQGLEFNALPQARTFGGSIRLTF; the protein is encoded by the coding sequence ATGAGAAAATTACTACTCATGGTGCTTCTGTTTTCGCTCGCCCTGTTGCAGCAGGCAGTAGCCCAAAACCGAAGTATTTCAGGTCAGGTAACGGATCAAACGTCTGGCAACGGACTTCCTGGTGCCACCGTCATTCTGAAAGGCACCAACCAAGGTGTATCAACCAATGCCGATGGCACCTTCACACTGAGCGTACCGGCCACCGGGGGCACACTGGTTATTAGCTCCGTAGGCTATTTGGCCACCGAGCGCCCCATCGGCAACGACTCTAAAATTAACATCCGGCTGACTGAAGACACCAAGCAGCTGAGCGAAGTCGTCGTAACAGCGTTTGGAGTTGAGCAACAACGCAAATCGCTGGGCTATTCGGTCTCGGAGATCAAAAACGAGGAATTGACGCAGGCACGTCAGACCAACGTAGTAAGCTCGTTGGCGGGTAAAGTAGCCGGCGTACGCGTACAAGGCGCTAACGGCATGGTGGGCTCTTCGGCCAACATCTTCATTCGTGGCCAGACGACATTCACGGGCAGCAACCAGCCTTTGTTTGTAGTAGACGGTATTCCGATTGACAACGGCGGCGGTGGCAACTCACTCCAGGCTGGCGTTTCTAACTCCAACCGTGCCATCGACATCAACCAAGACGATATCGAATCGGTGTCTATCTTGAAAGGCCCCGCTGCTGCCGTTCTGTATGGTTCGCGTGCTGCTGCTGGTGCAGTGGTTATCACGACCAAGAAAGGCGCCGCACAAGGCTCTAAGAAACAGACAGTTACCTTTCTGTCGAATTACAACATTGTAAAAGTAGGTCGCCTGCCCGATTACCAGAATACCTATGGACAGGGCAGCCGGGGCGTTTTCAACCCGCTTAGCAACCTCTCATGGGGACCCGCAGTAACCGGTCAAACCGTTACGAACTTCCGCGGCGAGCAGGAGCAGTTGAGCATCAACCCAGACAACGTAAAGGATCTGTTTAAGACGGGCTCTAACTTCCAGAACAACGTTTCGCTTTCTGGTGCTACTGAGCGCACGCGCTACTACGCTTCTTACGGCAACTTGCACGAAGTAGGCATCCTGGACAACAACGACCTGAAGCGTAACACGGTCACTTTCAACGGCAGCGCTAACCTGACCAAGAAACTACGGACCGGCATCAGCGCAATTTTCACTAACAACGTTTCGTCGCGGACGCAGCAGGGCAACCAGTTGGCTAACCCATTCTTCCGCACGTGGTTTCTGCCCCGCTCTTACGACATCAACCGCTACCCTTTCGAGCTGCCTAACGGTGGCCAACAGGTACCCGGCGACGTAACGGCTACCAACGGCCGCCTGTCGTCCAACAACACGTGGTACAGCACCGATGACAACCCCTTGTGGACCATCAAAAACAACCGCTACCACGACGAACTAAACCGCATCGTGGGCAACGTGAGCGTGGGGTACGATTTCACGGATTGGCTTTCGCTTGACTACAAACTGGGTACGGATACTTATTCCCAAACCTTCAAGCGCATCAACGCACGTGATAGCAAAGGCGGCTCTGCCGTGGGTGGCGTGGGTGCCATCGAAGACGAAAGCTACACGCGTCGTGAGCTTAGCTCGTACTTGTTGCTGAATGCCCACCACGACATCAACGAGAACTTCGGGGTTCGGGTGCTCTTGGGCAACGAGATCAACCAGCGCCGCACCACCGACATCGGCGTCGTAGGCAACAACATTCAGGTTCGCGGCTACGACAACATCCGCAACACCCTGAACTACACTCCTTACGGCACCCAGACGCAGCGCCGCCTGATTGGAGTGTTTGGCGAAGCAGGTTTTGACTACCGCAAAATCGCGTTCCTGACTCTGCGTGGTCGCAACGACTGGTCTTCTACTTTCAGCAAGGAAAACCGGTCCTACTTCTACCCAGGCGCTTCGGCCAGCATTATCTTCACCGAGCTTATTCCTTCGTTGAAGGACAACGCGATTTTCTCGTCGGGTACCATCCGGGGTGCCGCCGCCAAAGTAGGTCGTGAAGCTGATACTTACCTCACCGATTCTTACTTCACGGCTACGGGTCCTTCCGACGGCTTCGGTCCGGCTGTAAGCTACCCTTTCCGCGGTTTGTCGGGTCAGACGTATGATGATGCAGCCGGCAACTCCACTTTAGGACCAGAGTTCACGACAAGCTATGAAGCTGGTATTGACCTGAGCTTCTTTAAGGGCCGCTTGGGCTTGGAGGCAACGGCCTACAACCAAGTAAGTACCGACATCATCTTTGCGGTACCGGTTGCTGCTGCTTCGGGCTTCACAAACCAGTATCAGAACATCGGCAAATCAGAAGCCAAAGGCATCGAAGTGTTGCTGACCTCCACGCCCATTAAGGTTGGTGGCTTCACCTACAGCAACTCCATCAACTGGACGCACATCGAAACCAAAGTCAAATCGCTGGCTCCTGGTGTAGAGCAAATCACCTTGGGTGGTTTCGTTACGCCCAGCACGCGTCTGATTGCAGGCCAGCCTTACGGCGTTATTTTCGGTAGCGTATTCCAACACGCTCCCAACGGCGAACTGTTGCTCAGCGCTACGGGCCGCCCAACGCCTCAGCTTGACAACCAAGTAGTGGGTAACCCTAACCCGCAGTGGACGGGTGGCTTCACCAACACATTCTCTTGGAAAGGCCTGAGCCTCAATACGTTAATCGACGTGCGTTACGGCGGCGATATTTATGGCCGTAACATCACCGATTTGCGTCGCTCGGGCGCAGCCAAAGAAACGCAGGAGCGCGGCCGCACTTACATCCACAAAGGTGTAGTGGCCAACAGCGACGGCACCTATTCGCCTAACACCACCCAGATCACTGCCGAAGACTACTTCACGGATCTGTACGGTTCGGGCGTAGCCGAATTCATCATCTTCGATGCTTCTTGGATTCGTCTGCGCGAGGTTGCCCTCACGTACTCATTGCCCAAGTCATTGACGGACAAGACTTTCCTTGGCACGGTAGAACTAGGCCTTAATGCCCGCAATGTGTTCTTGTACGCCCCCAACGTGCCGCACATCGACCCTGAGGTAAACGCCCAAGGCGTGAGCAACTCGCAAGGCTTAGAATTCAACGCGTTGCCACAAGCCCGTACTTTCGGCGGCTCCATCCGGCTTACCTTCTAA
- a CDS encoding metal-dependent hydrolase family protein, with amino-acid sequence MRLSTSLVALAGSACLGLSSAYAQKTYVQCGRLLDMRSDRAQSEMTVVIEKGRVVAVQPGFQAGGASDKVIDLKTKTVLPGLIDCHVHVESHPSKSSFVEGFILNPADIAYRALGDAQKTLFAGFTTVRDMGGSGVNVSLRNAINRGQAVGPRIFTAATAISATGGHMDGTVGLSNELIDKMPVSPATGVANGPDQCQQAVREQFKRGADVIKIASTGGVLDLSKDGSGPQYSEAEIRAVVQTAHDLGLRVACHAHGAEGIKRAIRAGVNSIEHGTLMDDEGMKLAKKMGTYYVPTIIAGKSVADSAKIAGYFPAAVVPKALSIGPMLQTTFGKAYKAGVKIAFGTDSGVSRHGVNGLEFQYMVEAGMPPLQALRTATVNAADLLDQSKDLGTVESGKFADLIAVDGDPLQDIKVMQHVSFVMKQGVQFK; translated from the coding sequence ATGCGCCTTTCTACTTCGCTTGTTGCCTTGGCCGGCAGTGCTTGCTTGGGCCTTTCGAGTGCCTACGCCCAGAAAACCTACGTGCAGTGCGGCCGCCTGCTCGACATGCGCTCCGACCGGGCGCAGTCGGAGATGACGGTGGTCATCGAAAAAGGCCGCGTGGTAGCCGTACAGCCGGGCTTTCAGGCGGGCGGCGCCAGCGACAAGGTTATCGATCTGAAAACCAAGACGGTACTGCCAGGCCTCATCGACTGCCACGTACACGTCGAGTCGCACCCGAGCAAGAGCAGCTTCGTGGAAGGCTTCATTCTGAACCCCGCCGATATTGCCTACCGAGCTTTGGGCGACGCCCAGAAAACCCTGTTTGCGGGCTTCACGACGGTACGCGATATGGGTGGCTCCGGCGTTAATGTGTCGTTGCGCAATGCCATCAACCGCGGACAGGCAGTTGGGCCGCGCATTTTCACGGCGGCTACGGCTATTTCGGCCACCGGCGGCCACATGGACGGAACCGTGGGGCTTTCGAATGAGCTAATCGACAAGATGCCCGTTTCGCCGGCCACCGGCGTTGCCAACGGCCCCGACCAGTGCCAACAAGCCGTACGCGAGCAGTTTAAACGCGGCGCCGATGTCATCAAGATTGCCTCCACGGGCGGCGTGCTCGACCTGTCGAAAGACGGCAGCGGACCGCAGTACAGCGAAGCAGAGATTCGGGCGGTGGTGCAAACCGCTCACGACCTGGGCCTGCGCGTGGCTTGCCATGCCCACGGCGCCGAGGGCATTAAGCGGGCCATTCGGGCCGGCGTGAACAGCATCGAGCACGGCACGCTCATGGACGACGAAGGCATGAAGCTGGCCAAGAAAATGGGCACTTACTACGTGCCCACGATTATTGCCGGCAAGTCGGTGGCCGATTCGGCCAAAATCGCGGGGTACTTTCCGGCGGCAGTTGTGCCGAAAGCGCTGTCGATTGGGCCTATGTTGCAGACGACCTTTGGAAAAGCCTATAAGGCGGGCGTCAAGATTGCGTTCGGTACGGATTCAGGCGTGTCGCGGCACGGCGTCAACGGGCTCGAATTTCAATACATGGTAGAAGCCGGCATGCCGCCGCTGCAAGCCCTGCGCACGGCCACCGTCAACGCCGCCGACTTACTTGATCAAAGCAAAGACCTGGGCACCGTCGAGTCCGGAAAATTCGCCGACCTCATTGCTGTCGATGGCGATCCGCTCCAGGACATCAAGGTGATGCAGCACGTAAGCTTCGTGATGAAGCAAGGTGTGCAGTTTAAATAG
- a CDS encoding SusD/RagB family nutrient-binding outer membrane lipoprotein, with protein sequence MQFLRFTKYIALSAALGFLSSCNDFLDVNASPNAVLVAPASNVLVSAQTQMGFLMGSDIHRYTSLFVQQNAGQGGASVQTVNYDTYNISATDVNNLWRSNIYGGALADMQKLNEQTTGTSPAYSGIAKLMQAYTFSVTTDAFGDIPFTDALKFGENVKPVYDKSADVYTKLIPLIDDGIADLDKASALTPTTDDLIYGGALAKWKKFGNTLKLRLYLHYSNKLSATVNPGFATLLAKGPATFMQDNTDNFQLTFDAVAGKTNPINQFETSRLNNFFPSATLVELMNAKTDPRRPSYFTVYTATDGSFTGYRGVANGTGVNLSTNFSRINTFLRGARTGTGVQDYTGDAPIRMLTFAEYNFILAEYYLRTGDVVNAQAKLNAGVTASMQMAGVAATDITAYLGKLTPLTALSAQSLRTIIEEKYVANYGVAVEPWSDWRRTGYPALTPVSNGVLKQIPRILPYSDLERVANRENTPARTDLTTASVFWDPGL encoded by the coding sequence ATGCAATTTCTTCGCTTTACTAAATATATCGCGCTATCGGCTGCTTTGGGCTTTCTTAGCTCATGCAATGATTTCCTCGATGTCAATGCGAGTCCGAATGCCGTTCTCGTAGCTCCCGCAAGCAATGTCTTGGTTTCGGCCCAAACGCAAATGGGTTTTCTGATGGGATCGGACATTCACCGCTACACTTCCCTGTTCGTTCAGCAGAACGCTGGGCAAGGTGGCGCCTCTGTCCAAACCGTTAACTACGACACGTACAACATCTCGGCTACGGACGTTAACAACCTGTGGCGCTCCAACATTTACGGGGGCGCCTTGGCCGACATGCAGAAGCTCAACGAGCAAACCACTGGCACCAGCCCCGCTTACTCGGGCATTGCCAAGCTCATGCAGGCTTATACTTTCTCCGTCACGACGGATGCTTTTGGCGACATTCCTTTCACAGACGCCCTGAAGTTTGGGGAAAACGTGAAGCCGGTCTACGATAAGTCGGCTGACGTGTACACCAAGCTCATCCCGCTCATCGACGATGGCATCGCTGATTTGGACAAAGCTTCGGCGCTCACGCCAACCACCGACGATTTGATTTATGGGGGTGCTTTGGCCAAATGGAAGAAGTTTGGCAACACGCTGAAGCTGCGCCTGTACCTGCACTACTCCAATAAGCTGAGTGCTACGGTCAATCCGGGCTTTGCTACGTTGCTAGCCAAGGGGCCGGCCACGTTCATGCAGGACAACACGGACAACTTCCAACTCACTTTTGACGCCGTAGCGGGCAAGACCAATCCGATCAACCAGTTTGAAACGAGCCGTCTGAACAACTTCTTCCCCAGCGCTACGCTGGTGGAGTTGATGAATGCCAAAACCGACCCACGCCGGCCTTCTTATTTCACGGTCTATACGGCTACCGATGGTTCGTTTACGGGGTATCGCGGGGTAGCGAACGGCACAGGCGTGAACCTGTCGACTAACTTTTCGCGCATCAATACTTTCCTACGCGGCGCCCGGACCGGCACCGGTGTACAGGACTACACCGGGGATGCCCCGATCCGGATGCTCACGTTTGCCGAATACAACTTCATTCTGGCCGAGTATTACCTGCGCACCGGCGACGTAGTCAATGCCCAAGCCAAGCTCAACGCTGGCGTTACGGCCTCCATGCAAATGGCAGGGGTAGCCGCTACCGATATCACGGCTTATTTGGGTAAGCTGACACCGCTGACGGCATTGTCGGCTCAGTCGCTTCGCACGATCATCGAAGAGAAGTACGTGGCCAACTACGGCGTGGCAGTAGAGCCTTGGTCGGACTGGCGCCGCACGGGCTACCCAGCCCTGACGCCTGTTTCCAACGGGGTGCTGAAGCAGATCCCACGCATTCTGCCCTACTCCGACTTGGAGCGCGTGGCCAACCGGGAAAACACGCCCGCCCGCACAGACCTGACGACCGCTTCCGTTTTCTGGGATCCAGGCCTCTAG
- a CDS encoding YybH family protein, with the protein MIKNYSALLLLIAVLCSLSHLSYGQISKQKHLELLKARSETWNKAFNSRDTTALAGLFSAQVTLSNANGSRVGAAENMRNFQALFRLRPDIAWMNRTQFTEIDDQWQVAYETGEWNESWTNTQDQSKTRITGKYWLMWKYENNRWAILSGIFTPLTCGGGHCKE; encoded by the coding sequence ATGATCAAAAACTACTCTGCTCTTCTCTTACTCATTGCTGTGCTGTGTAGCCTTAGCCACCTGAGCTACGGCCAGATTTCCAAGCAAAAGCACTTGGAGCTACTTAAGGCGCGCAGTGAAACTTGGAACAAGGCCTTCAACAGCCGCGACACCACGGCGCTGGCGGGGTTGTTTTCGGCCCAGGTTACGCTCTCCAACGCCAACGGCAGCCGCGTGGGTGCGGCCGAAAACATGCGCAACTTCCAGGCTCTCTTCCGGCTGCGCCCCGACATCGCCTGGATGAACCGCACGCAGTTCACCGAAATCGACGATCAATGGCAGGTTGCCTACGAAACTGGCGAATGGAACGAGTCGTGGACCAACACGCAGGACCAGTCCAAAACTCGCATCACCGGCAAGTACTGGCTGATGTGGAAATACGAAAACAACCGCTGGGCTATTCTGTCCGGCATCTTTACCCCGCTTACTTGCGGCGGCGGCCATTGCAAAGAATAG
- a CDS encoding CinA family protein yields MKPTDLSVLVKQFLQHKLTLALAESCTCGLVATQLAEAEGVSEVLLGSVVTYNAEAKQRLLGVKKKTLEDYTAESQQTTNEMVQGLQRQLPNADVCVAVTGLCGPGASETPEKPVGTVFITILWQGRAHEYREVFKGTGEKLRQQAAEFIYLKISELMSRHQDSPEQATLMQKAK; encoded by the coding sequence ATGAAGCCCACCGACCTCTCCGTTCTTGTCAAGCAATTTCTCCAGCACAAGCTCACCCTGGCCCTAGCCGAAAGCTGCACCTGCGGCTTAGTTGCTACCCAACTTGCTGAAGCCGAAGGCGTTAGCGAAGTCTTGCTCGGCTCGGTAGTGACCTACAATGCCGAAGCGAAGCAGCGCCTGCTGGGCGTAAAAAAGAAAACGCTGGAAGACTACACCGCCGAAAGCCAACAGACCACCAACGAAATGGTGCAGGGCCTGCAACGCCAACTACCCAACGCCGATGTGTGCGTGGCCGTGACCGGCCTGTGTGGCCCCGGCGCTTCCGAAACGCCCGAAAAGCCCGTCGGGACCGTTTTCATCACCATTCTGTGGCAGGGCCGCGCGCACGAATACCGCGAAGTGTTTAAAGGCACCGGCGAAAAGCTGCGCCAGCAAGCCGCCGAGTTCATCTATCTAAAGATCAGCGAGTTGATGAGCCGCCATCAGGACAGCCCCGAGCAAGCTACGCTGATGCAGAAAGCAAAATAG